The following coding sequences are from one Bacillaceae bacterium S4-13-56 window:
- the rlmD gene encoding 23S rRNA (uracil(1939)-C(5))-methyltransferase RlmD, translated as MSKQSAPVRKNEVINGTFEDLTHEGSGVAKVNGYPLFVPYGLPGEKAKIKVIHVKKNYGFGKIEEILEESEHRVDPPCPVYEQCGGCQLQHMSYERQLEMKLKQVKDSLRKLGGLPDVPVHPVKGMKDPWRYRNKVQMPVKAKDGEVQAGFYQKKSHRIIDMDTCIIQQETNDRLVDAVCRLAQKYNVSVYDEDSHQGVLRHIMVRTGQQTGDVMVVLITKTKKLPNAEKIVEEITEAFPNVKSIAHNINFKRTNVIMGDETHILWGEEYIKDSIGDISFAISPRSFYQVNPVQTKVLYDQALEYAELTGKEIVIDAYCGIGTISLFLAQQAKKVYGVEIVPEAVDDAKQNAKLNNIDNAEFFVGEAEKIMPWWRAQGLQPDVVVVDPPRKGCEEDLLNAMLKMKPQRIVYVSCNPSILARDLRILVDGGYDVKEVQPVDMFPQTNHVECVALIELK; from the coding sequence ATGTCAAAACAATCTGCACCCGTTAGAAAAAATGAAGTTATTAACGGTACATTTGAAGATCTTACTCATGAAGGTTCAGGTGTCGCTAAGGTAAATGGTTACCCACTTTTTGTTCCTTATGGCCTTCCTGGTGAAAAAGCAAAAATTAAAGTAATCCATGTGAAGAAAAACTATGGATTTGGAAAAATAGAAGAGATTCTTGAAGAAAGCGAGCATAGGGTTGATCCACCATGTCCGGTATATGAACAGTGTGGTGGTTGCCAACTTCAGCATATGAGCTATGAACGTCAACTTGAAATGAAGCTAAAACAAGTGAAAGATTCTCTTCGCAAATTAGGTGGACTTCCGGACGTTCCTGTACATCCTGTCAAAGGAATGAAGGATCCTTGGCGTTATCGAAATAAGGTTCAAATGCCAGTGAAAGCAAAGGACGGAGAAGTACAGGCTGGTTTTTATCAAAAGAAAAGTCATCGAATCATCGACATGGACACTTGTATTATTCAACAGGAAACCAATGACCGATTAGTAGATGCTGTTTGTCGTCTTGCTCAGAAATATAATGTGTCAGTTTATGATGAGGACTCCCATCAAGGGGTGCTTCGACATATTATGGTTCGCACTGGTCAACAGACGGGAGATGTAATGGTAGTTCTCATCACGAAAACGAAAAAGCTTCCTAATGCAGAGAAAATCGTCGAAGAAATTACGGAGGCGTTTCCTAATGTGAAGTCCATTGCGCATAACATTAATTTCAAAAGAACCAATGTCATCATGGGGGATGAAACCCATATCCTATGGGGTGAGGAATACATTAAAGATAGTATTGGAGACATTTCGTTTGCTATATCCCCAAGGTCGTTTTATCAGGTAAACCCTGTGCAAACAAAGGTATTATATGATCAAGCTTTAGAATATGCAGAACTGACAGGAAAAGAAATTGTTATCGACGCCTATTGTGGGATTGGTACGATTTCCTTATTCTTGGCTCAACAAGCAAAAAAAGTTTATGGAGTTGAAATTGTACCTGAAGCCGTTGATGACGCAAAGCAGAACGCAAAGCTAAATAATATCGACAATGCAGAATTTTTTGTCGGGGAAGCAGAAAAAATCATGCCATGGTGGCGAGCGCAAGGCCTTCAACCAGATGTCGTTGTTGTCGACCCTCCACGAAAAGGCTGTGAGGAAGACCTGCTTAATGCCATGTTAAAGATGAAACCTCAACGGATCGTCTACGTTTCCTGTAACCCATCGATACTTGCACGGGATTTACGAATTCTCGTCGACGGAGGATATGATGTCAAAGAAGTCCAACCAGTCGACATGTTTCCACAGACGAATCACGTCGAGTGCGTGGCGTTGATAGAGTTAAAATAA
- the gatA gene encoding Asp-tRNA(Asn)/Glu-tRNA(Gln) amidotransferase subunit GatA — MNLFDHKLSELQEWLHKKEISVTDLVDTSFQRIHEVDNQVKAFLTLNEEAAREQAKALDNEPKTETKNPLFGIPVGIKDNIVTKGLRTTAGSKILDNFLDPLYDATVVQKLQQTSTITVGKLNMDEFAMGSSNENSGYHPTKNPWNLNHVPGGSSGGSAAAVASGQVPFALGSDTGGSIRQPASFCGVVGLKPTYGRVSRFGLIAFASSLDQIGPITRNVEDNAYILQIISGHDKMDSTSANVDVPKFFEALTGDVKGLKIAVPSEYIGSGVNHEVREAVLQALKEYEKLGATWEEVSLPHSRFAVATYYLLSSSEASANLARFDGVRYGVRTKEAENMIEMYKRSRSEGFGAEVKRRIMLGTFALSSGYYDAYYKKAQKVRTLIKQDFEKVFEKYDVIVGPTSPTPAFKIGENTKDPLTMYVNDILTIPVNLAGVPGISIPCGMSSTGLPIGLQIIGKHFDESMVYRVAHAFEQATDHHKQKPMLEGAK; from the coding sequence ATGAATTTATTTGATCATAAGTTATCAGAATTGCAGGAATGGTTACATAAAAAGGAGATCTCTGTAACGGATTTAGTGGATACCTCATTCCAAAGAATTCATGAAGTGGACAACCAAGTCAAAGCATTTCTTACATTAAATGAGGAAGCAGCTCGTGAACAAGCAAAAGCTCTTGATAACGAGCCTAAAACAGAAACAAAGAATCCGTTGTTCGGCATTCCTGTAGGAATAAAAGATAATATTGTAACAAAAGGGTTACGTACCACTGCTGGGAGTAAGATTCTTGATAACTTCCTTGACCCGCTTTATGATGCAACAGTTGTTCAAAAGCTTCAACAAACTAGCACGATAACAGTGGGTAAACTTAACATGGATGAATTTGCAATGGGTTCTTCCAATGAAAATTCCGGCTACCACCCAACCAAAAATCCATGGAATTTAAATCATGTTCCAGGAGGATCATCGGGTGGATCTGCAGCAGCGGTCGCATCCGGACAAGTTCCATTTGCGCTTGGTTCAGATACTGGAGGATCCATTCGCCAGCCAGCTTCCTTTTGTGGAGTGGTTGGATTGAAACCAACTTACGGAAGGGTTTCTCGTTTTGGTCTTATTGCATTTGCATCCTCCCTTGACCAAATCGGACCGATTACAAGGAACGTTGAGGACAATGCGTATATTTTACAAATCATTTCTGGACATGACAAAATGGACTCGACTTCAGCTAACGTTGATGTTCCAAAATTCTTTGAAGCTCTTACTGGAGATGTGAAAGGACTCAAGATTGCTGTTCCGTCTGAATATATAGGTTCTGGTGTGAATCATGAGGTGCGTGAGGCCGTCCTTCAAGCACTGAAGGAATATGAAAAATTAGGTGCTACCTGGGAAGAAGTTTCGCTTCCACACTCTCGTTTTGCAGTAGCTACCTACTATTTATTATCTTCATCTGAAGCTTCCGCGAATCTTGCCCGGTTTGATGGTGTTCGTTACGGGGTTCGTACAAAGGAAGCTGAAAATATGATCGAGATGTACAAACGTTCTAGAAGTGAAGGTTTTGGGGCCGAAGTGAAACGTCGTATTATGCTAGGAACTTTTGCTTTAAGCTCTGGTTATTACGATGCTTATTATAAAAAGGCACAAAAGGTTCGCACACTGATTAAGCAAGACTTTGAAAAAGTTTTTGAGAAATACGATGTGATTGTTGGACCTACTTCGCCAACACCAGCATTTAAAATTGGGGAAAACACAAAGGACCCTCTCACTATGTATGTGAATGATATTTTGACGATACCTGTGAACCTTGCTGGGGTACCAGGAATTTCTATTCCTTGTGGTATGTCATCAACAGGTCTTCCAATCGGACTGCAAATTATTGGTAAGCACTTTGATGAGAGTATGGTCTATCGAGTGGCGCATGCCTTCGAGCAAGCGACCGATCATCATAAACAAAAGCCTATGCTAGAGGGGGCGAAGTAA
- a CDS encoding nitric oxide synthase oxygenase encodes MEHNHNLYSEAELFIRICYQELGKSSNTLKDRIEEVKSDIYTSGTYTHTFEELQHGARMAWRNSNKCIGRLFWDKLHVLDKRGLSTEKEICKALFDHIDYATNGGKIIPTISILKQSTQEQKVRIWNHQLIRYAGYETAEGVTGDPDSLSFTKVCQELGWIGKGTHFDVLPIVIQIGNSQPCYFDIPQEIVKEVPITHPTIEGIADLHLKWYGVPIISEMKLEIGGIEYTAAPFNGWYMGTEIGARNLADTARYNVLPKVASILGLSTERDSSLWKDKALLELNIAVLNSYKKAGVSIVDHHTAARQFQKFESLEHDEGRKVTGNWTWLIPPVSPATTHIFHNPYKNDIIKPNYFYQKRLY; translated from the coding sequence ATGGAACATAATCATAATTTATATAGTGAGGCTGAACTGTTTATCAGGATTTGCTATCAAGAGCTAGGTAAAAGTAGTAATACTTTAAAAGACAGAATAGAAGAAGTGAAATCGGATATTTACACCAGTGGAACATATACTCATACATTTGAAGAGCTACAGCATGGAGCAAGAATGGCTTGGAGGAATAGCAATAAATGTATTGGACGCTTGTTTTGGGACAAGCTTCATGTTCTAGACAAAAGAGGACTTTCGACTGAAAAAGAAATATGCAAAGCCCTTTTTGATCATATAGATTATGCTACAAATGGTGGAAAGATTATCCCTACTATCTCTATTTTAAAGCAAAGTACACAAGAACAAAAGGTTCGAATATGGAATCATCAACTTATCCGTTATGCAGGCTATGAAACAGCTGAAGGGGTAACTGGTGATCCCGATTCCCTTTCCTTTACAAAAGTTTGTCAAGAGCTTGGATGGATAGGGAAAGGAACACATTTTGATGTTTTACCTATTGTTATTCAGATAGGAAACAGTCAGCCTTGCTATTTTGATATTCCGCAAGAAATTGTAAAGGAAGTACCGATTACACACCCTACAATTGAGGGAATAGCAGATCTTCATCTAAAATGGTATGGGGTCCCAATTATTTCAGAAATGAAGTTAGAAATAGGAGGTATTGAATATACAGCTGCTCCTTTTAACGGCTGGTATATGGGAACAGAAATTGGCGCCAGAAACCTTGCTGATACAGCTCGTTATAACGTGCTGCCTAAGGTTGCCTCTATATTAGGTCTTTCTACAGAACGAGACTCTTCATTGTGGAAGGATAAAGCTTTATTAGAATTAAATATTGCTGTATTGAACTCCTATAAAAAAGCTGGGGTTAGTATCGTTGACCACCATACAGCTGCTAGACAATTCCAAAAATTTGAAAGTCTAGAACACGATGAAGGACGAAAGGTAACAGGTAATTGGACATGGCTGATTCCCCCTGTATCTCCGGCCACTACACATATTTTTCATAATCCTTATAAAAATGACATTATAAAACCAAATTATTTCTATCAGAAGAGACTTTATTAA
- the gatC gene encoding Asp-tRNA(Asn)/Glu-tRNA(Gln) amidotransferase subunit GatC codes for MSRISEEQVKHVAHLARLAVTKDEVERLTKDLDAIITYAEQLNELNTENVEPTSHVLDLKNVLRKDEAKSWITQEEAMKNAPDHKDGQFRVPSILE; via the coding sequence ATGTCGAGAATTAGTGAGGAGCAGGTAAAACATGTCGCACACCTAGCGAGGCTGGCCGTTACTAAAGATGAAGTAGAACGGTTAACCAAGGACCTAGATGCCATCATTACCTATGCTGAGCAGTTGAATGAGCTGAATACAGAAAATGTGGAACCGACGAGCCATGTGTTGGATTTAAAAAATGTATTGCGGAAAGATGAGGCGAAGTCTTGGATTACTCAAGAGGAAGCCATGAAGAATGCACCGGATCATAAAGATGGACAATTTAGAGTTCCATCTATTTTAGAGTAA
- the acpP gene encoding acyl carrier protein: MDVLKEVLGVIAERLDVAEEEIKLDSTFKDDLDADSLDVVELVMEFEDTFDMEIPDEDAEKIQTVGDAVKYIEENK, translated from the coding sequence ATGGATGTACTGAAAGAAGTTTTGGGTGTTATTGCAGAAAGATTAGATGTAGCTGAGGAAGAAATTAAACTGGACTCAACGTTCAAAGATGATCTAGATGCTGATTCATTAGATGTTGTTGAATTAGTAATGGAATTTGAAGATACATTTGATATGGAAATTCCGGATGAAGATGCAGAAAAGATACAAACTGTTGGAGATGCGGTTAAGTATATTGAAGAAAATAAATAG
- a CDS encoding nuclease-related domain-containing protein encodes MIDKPCEKPIYLRQLELLQKRLRVPHPRMEDIETDRRNANSGFAGEKSMDYFLGFLDSKKYRILFNIRLEDSNKFFQMDILLLSSEFFLIVEVKNLAGTILLDPNFRQMIRKWNDIEECFSDPTIQVERQRFRFQEWLIKNKFPTLPIETLIVFSNQNTLLRTTGESNYYKNVIHSEEFVQRVYSLEEKYKKEKISVKELKKVSQQLIKQNCPYHPNIFEKYGIQQKDISTGVICTQCSTDNLKRRKGQWYCPSCNYSDNNAHIAALLEYALLFKTSISNSELRDFLQISSRTVANKLLKQLNFKMVGKGNSVKYVLDIQQLIQSLNNELTGFDTNKSQTRAAQESTRGFRIDARQVKVDAQITQTDARRPRIDARI; translated from the coding sequence TTGATAGACAAGCCATGCGAGAAACCTATTTACTTAAGGCAACTTGAACTTTTACAAAAGCGGCTGCGTGTCCCACATCCAAGAATGGAAGATATTGAGACGGATCGGAGGAACGCTAATAGTGGTTTTGCTGGGGAAAAGTCAATGGATTATTTTTTAGGATTTTTAGATAGTAAAAAGTACCGAATTTTGTTTAACATCAGGCTTGAAGACAGTAATAAATTCTTTCAAATGGACATCCTTCTTCTCTCTTCTGAATTTTTCCTCATTGTTGAAGTCAAAAACCTGGCAGGTACCATTCTATTAGATCCAAATTTTCGACAAATGATAAGGAAATGGAATGACATCGAAGAATGTTTTTCTGATCCTACTATTCAAGTTGAACGGCAGAGATTCAGATTTCAAGAATGGTTGATTAAAAACAAATTCCCAACACTTCCAATTGAAACTTTAATTGTGTTCTCAAATCAAAACACATTATTACGAACAACTGGAGAATCTAATTATTACAAAAATGTAATTCATAGTGAAGAGTTTGTTCAAAGGGTTTATTCATTGGAAGAAAAATACAAAAAGGAAAAAATATCAGTTAAAGAATTAAAGAAAGTATCGCAGCAGTTGATCAAACAGAATTGCCCTTATCATCCAAATATATTTGAAAAATACGGAATTCAGCAAAAAGATATTAGTACTGGGGTTATCTGTACCCAATGTTCAACTGATAATTTAAAGAGACGCAAGGGACAGTGGTACTGCCCATCTTGCAATTACTCCGATAATAATGCCCATATAGCCGCGCTTTTGGAATATGCCCTCCTTTTTAAAACATCTATATCCAATAGTGAACTAAGAGACTTTCTTCAAATAAGCTCAAGAACAGTAGCAAATAAATTGCTAAAACAACTTAATTTTAAGATGGTCGGAAAAGGAAATAGTGTAAAATATGTTTTAGATATCCAACAGTTAATCCAAAGTTTAAACAATGAATTAACCGGCTTTGATACTAATAAAAGCCAGACGCGCGCCGCCCAAGAATCGACGCGCGGATTTAGGATAGACGCACGCCAAGTGAAAGTAGACGCGCAAATCACTCAAACAGACGCACGCCGCCCAAGAATCGACGCACGGATTTAG
- a CDS encoding redoxin domain-containing protein, with amino-acid sequence MANKGLTVGKKAPHFELPATNNRTIRLSDFSNQPIILTFFRGTWUPNCRKQLVELNNYYDSLLEKGIQIIGIAGQDIKSIQQYVDKEDIKIPILSDEKRKVIKQYEVFVPIKWDSFRIAIPSTYLLNEQHMIQYSYIGESQFDRPAIDDILSIINELPQDVRSSKMQANQEIGVFVEAMKETYQDIDLSTHTIKQSLDNNLSSINQLENLFTNNTAELTQFFNVFETLDEKIKTYSHSIQKVADSSEIIRQDNKQATEHMNTTSELLEDLVSLTKVVGSISSTISGISDQTKILALNASIEAARAGEHGKGFAVVAQEVGKLASASSNASGKIKEQLDEIQKKINASFTSFSEFNSLMESVDTKVDNQATELRDVSEGILSIRLDSEQLETSLRKITNDQEQAEHKLSSIKQKEDTIANELEGIYQDIKENHQLILELAKRTDK; translated from the coding sequence ATGGCGAATAAAGGTTTAACAGTAGGAAAAAAAGCACCGCACTTTGAATTGCCTGCAACAAACAATCGAACTATTCGTTTATCAGATTTTAGCAACCAACCTATCATTCTTACTTTTTTTAGAGGTACATGGTGACCAAACTGCCGCAAACAGCTAGTTGAGCTGAATAACTATTATGATAGCTTGTTAGAAAAGGGCATACAGATTATTGGTATTGCTGGACAAGATATTAAATCTATTCAACAATACGTCGATAAAGAGGACATAAAAATTCCTATTTTATCAGATGAGAAAAGGAAAGTGATTAAACAATACGAAGTCTTTGTCCCTATTAAATGGGATAGTTTCCGTATTGCGATTCCTAGTACATATCTATTAAATGAGCAACACATGATCCAATACAGTTATATCGGTGAATCACAGTTTGATCGTCCTGCAATAGATGATATTTTATCTATAATAAACGAACTTCCTCAAGATGTCAGAAGTAGTAAAATGCAAGCGAATCAGGAAATCGGTGTTTTTGTGGAAGCTATGAAAGAAACATACCAAGATATTGATCTGTCTACACATACTATTAAACAAAGTTTGGATAATAACTTATCCTCTATCAATCAACTGGAGAATCTTTTTACTAATAACACAGCCGAATTAACACAATTTTTTAATGTGTTTGAAACGTTGGATGAAAAAATAAAAACATACAGTCATTCTATTCAAAAGGTGGCAGACAGTTCTGAAATAATTAGACAAGATAATAAACAAGCAACAGAACATATGAATACAACATCCGAACTTCTAGAAGATCTTGTAAGTTTAACAAAAGTCGTTGGAAGTATCAGTTCAACAATATCCGGAATTTCAGATCAAACGAAAATCTTAGCACTTAACGCATCCATAGAAGCAGCACGTGCTGGTGAACATGGAAAAGGATTTGCTGTTGTCGCTCAAGAAGTAGGAAAGCTAGCAAGTGCCTCTTCAAATGCTTCTGGTAAGATTAAGGAACAGTTGGATGAAATTCAGAAAAAAATTAATGCAAGTTTCACTTCTTTTAGTGAGTTTAATAGTTTGATGGAATCAGTTGACACAAAGGTGGATAACCAGGCAACAGAACTAAGGGATGTATCAGAGGGGATATTATCTATTCGGTTAGATAGTGAGCAATTAGAAACTAGTCTTAGAAAGATAACAAATGATCAGGAGCAAGCAGAACACAAACTTAGCTCTATTAAACAAAAAGAAGATACCATCGCGAATGAGTTGGAAGGTATTTACCAGGATATTAAAGAAAATCACCAACTCATTTTGGAATTGGCTAAAAGAACAGACAAATAA
- a CDS encoding diacylglycerol kinase, producing MKRARIIYNPTSGREAFKRELPDVMQILERAGYETSAHCTAGEGDATQAAIVAANRGFDVVIAAGGDGTINEVTNGLAEQENIPKLGIIPVGTTNDFARAIGVPRNILKATEVIAEGLSKPIDIGRANDHYFINIAGGGKLTELTYEVPSKLKTMLGQLAYYLKGLEMLMPSIRPTDVRIEYDGNFFEGEIMLFLIANTNSVGGFERLAPDSAMDDGLFDLLILKKVNLADFIRVASLAIKGNHISDEHVIYTKAKNITVETSEKMQLNLDGEYGGLLPGKFVNLTRHLEIFVPREKWTSSELESE from the coding sequence ATGAAACGTGCCCGAATTATTTACAATCCAACATCTGGGCGTGAGGCATTTAAACGGGAGTTGCCGGATGTCATGCAGATCCTAGAAAGAGCTGGATATGAGACTTCAGCTCATTGTACTGCGGGAGAAGGGGATGCCACACAAGCAGCTATTGTGGCTGCCAATCGTGGGTTTGATGTGGTCATTGCAGCCGGTGGCGATGGAACTATTAATGAGGTCACTAATGGCCTGGCTGAACAAGAAAACATACCGAAGTTAGGTATCATCCCAGTTGGAACGACGAATGATTTTGCTAGAGCAATTGGAGTTCCACGTAATATTCTAAAGGCAACTGAAGTCATTGCAGAAGGTCTATCAAAGCCTATAGACATTGGACGAGCAAATGATCATTATTTTATTAATATAGCTGGTGGGGGGAAACTCACGGAGTTAACCTATGAGGTTCCAAGTAAGTTAAAGACAATGCTAGGTCAACTTGCGTACTATTTGAAAGGCCTAGAAATGCTCATGCCATCGATTCGACCAACGGATGTCAGAATTGAATATGATGGTAATTTTTTCGAAGGGGAAATCATGCTCTTTCTTATTGCGAATACGAACTCTGTTGGTGGGTTTGAAAGACTTGCCCCGGATTCGGCGATGGATGATGGACTTTTTGATTTACTCATATTGAAGAAAGTGAATCTTGCTGATTTTATTCGAGTCGCATCCCTAGCAATCAAAGGGAACCATATTTCCGATGAACATGTGATCTATACAAAGGCCAAAAATATTACTGTCGAAACGTCGGAAAAGATGCAATTAAATCTAGATGGTGAATATGGTGGATTATTGCCCGGGAAATTTGTCAATTTAACGCGCCATCTTGAAATATTTGTCCCAAGAGAGAAATGGACATCATCTGAACTCGAATCTGAATAG
- the gatB gene encoding Asp-tRNA(Asn)/Glu-tRNA(Gln) amidotransferase subunit GatB, producing MEFETVIGLEVHVELKTNSKIFSASPNAFGAEPNTNISPIELGYPGVLPVLNEQAVNYAMRAAMALNCEVATHTKFDRKNYFYPDNPKAYQISQFDQPIGEHGWIEIEVNGQKKKIGITRLHLEEDAGKLTHSSDGYSLVDLNRQGTPLVEIVSEPDIRTPEEAYAYLEKLKNIIQYTGVSDCKMEEGSLRCDANISIRPAGQKEFGTKTELKNLNSFNFVQKGLEFEEKRQREVVLAGGEIQQETRRYDEATKETILMRVKEGSDDYRYFPEPDLVPLYIDEEWKARERAQIPELPDARKERYINQLGLPSYDAEVLTATKEMSDFFEETISYNADPKQASNWIMGELSGYMNKENKELHDLPITPEGLSKMIGLIEDGTISSKIAKQVFAELVEHGGDPEKIVKEKGLVQISDEGQLREIITGILDKNPQSIADFKDGKKKAVGFLVGQVMKETKGQANPQMVNQLLTSELEKR from the coding sequence ATGGAATTTGAAACGGTCATTGGACTAGAAGTCCATGTAGAGTTGAAAACAAACTCCAAAATTTTTAGTGCAAGTCCCAATGCTTTTGGAGCTGAGCCAAACACGAATATTAGTCCGATTGAACTTGGATATCCAGGGGTCTTACCAGTATTGAATGAGCAAGCCGTTAATTATGCTATGCGTGCAGCCATGGCGCTAAACTGCGAGGTAGCTACACACACAAAATTCGACAGAAAAAATTATTTTTATCCTGACAATCCAAAGGCATATCAAATCTCTCAGTTCGATCAACCGATTGGGGAACATGGTTGGATTGAGATTGAGGTGAATGGCCAAAAGAAGAAAATTGGAATTACTCGTCTCCACTTGGAAGAGGATGCAGGAAAACTCACGCACAGTAGTGATGGATATTCCTTGGTGGACTTAAATCGACAAGGGACGCCTTTAGTGGAAATTGTATCTGAACCAGATATTCGTACACCTGAAGAAGCCTATGCATATTTGGAAAAATTGAAAAATATTATTCAATACACAGGAGTTTCTGACTGTAAGATGGAGGAAGGCTCTTTAAGATGTGATGCCAATATTTCCATTCGTCCTGCTGGTCAAAAAGAATTTGGAACCAAAACAGAATTGAAAAACTTAAACTCGTTCAATTTTGTTCAAAAAGGATTGGAGTTTGAAGAAAAGCGTCAGCGTGAAGTTGTTTTAGCCGGTGGAGAAATTCAGCAGGAAACACGCCGGTATGATGAAGCGACAAAAGAAACGATTCTTATGCGTGTAAAAGAAGGCTCCGATGATTACCGTTACTTTCCTGAGCCTGACCTTGTTCCTTTATATATTGATGAGGAGTGGAAGGCTCGCGAACGTGCCCAAATTCCTGAACTCCCAGATGCTCGTAAAGAGAGATATATAAACCAACTTGGCTTACCTTCCTATGATGCGGAAGTTTTAACAGCTACAAAGGAAATGTCGGACTTTTTTGAAGAAACGATTTCCTATAATGCAGATCCGAAACAGGCATCGAATTGGATTATGGGGGAGCTTTCTGGATACATGAACAAGGAAAATAAAGAGCTTCATGATCTTCCAATTACACCAGAAGGATTATCAAAGATGATTGGACTTATAGAAGATGGAACAATTTCTTCTAAAATTGCAAAGCAGGTATTTGCAGAACTTGTGGAGCATGGAGGAGATCCTGAAAAGATTGTCAAAGAAAAAGGACTTGTCCAAATTTCTGACGAAGGCCAGCTTCGAGAAATTATTACAGGAATTTTGGACAAAAATCCTCAATCTATTGCAGATTTCAAAGATGGAAAGAAGAAGGCTGTTGGATTTTTGGTTGGTCAAGTGATGAAGGAAACAAAAGGACAAGCCAATCCACAAATGGTTAACCAGCTTTTAACTTCAGAATTGGAAAAACGCTAA
- a CDS encoding DUF6429 family protein produces the protein MEEKIKELTLLLLYLTSWKENDLPVEMRRSWKGYPFDTLNELTDEDLIRGSVRSKSVYLTEAGIKEAEELMKKYLGEVENN, from the coding sequence ATGGAGGAAAAGATTAAAGAGCTTACTTTGTTATTACTATACTTAACTTCATGGAAGGAGAATGATCTTCCAGTGGAAATGAGAAGAAGCTGGAAGGGATACCCGTTTGATACCTTAAATGAATTAACTGATGAGGATTTAATTCGAGGGAGCGTGCGATCCAAATCCGTTTACTTAACGGAAGCGGGTATTAAAGAGGCTGAAGAATTAATGAAAAAGTACCTAGGGGAGGTAGAAAATAATTGA